One stretch of Thermanaerosceptrum fracticalcis DNA includes these proteins:
- a CDS encoding cobaltochelatase subunit CobN: MVEITVVTVSYAALEDLVIVRDKLLSQYPGAFRLHLFNGEKKLPPAKKEKLNQALDASRFLILDLMGAPGELQAYLLNRAQAFRGFIVPFGGENSGIRSLLRLGRLDGSRMSGEGGEASLAKMKKMMEIGEKAASLMPIGILRDLRNYLRLLEYWRFAGEENIRNFLLLLLREYGSLTYLPRPGNPQTADPVSIMDPLTRETFPDARAYFARWGYEQGKPVIALLYYGHNYPARTGPAVHKIRTELSQIANVLPVALTSFTGREIRGLEKILQEGGERKPRLLLNLLSFRLGAGPMGGDAQAGVEFLQRLDVPVLHPFFMNRREIKEWEEAKQGINSSEFLISVMLPELDGSILTYPVGGIGRLTHQEKDDVDLKEIDIIAERVERLKKHVQSWLKLQSLPRGEKKAAIVCYNYPPGEGSIFGGAFLDTFASVANLLQYLQEGGYRTKVLTAQELREIFAPDRLVNSPRWNRDYRERGYILYPVQSFLEKYQGPVPLSRLEKEWGKAPGEVMTADGNFLLPGVVLENVFIGLQPTRGVHENPEKVYHDENLPPPYQYLAFYQWLREEFGAHVIIHVGTHGTLEFLPGKECGMSGSCFPDLCLGEIPHIYLYYAGNPAEAMAAKRRSHALLVGYQPPPFGESQLYGEYSQLEALLHEYWEARSLSPGKCEEIKELLLERARQVGIMAEDLPQLEKALYRMKRALIPLGLHIFGQGYGEEEGRHYMEYVLRYDREGQKSLSRLLAEAQGLDYEGLMESGATAQLASLAGEAQRLVQVFCREGKLPKDFGYPEEHKKEIVQALQTGFKAKEEACKNHEGQGLLKALAGCYLSAKLAGDCFKNPEIFPTGYNLYQFDPRLIPGEIACRRGALARKTWEEYRRRHGVFPQSTAVVLWGLETSRTQGETIGQILHYLGIRFRGRKSLYQTLYEIIPLEELGRPRIDVVINICGFFRDMFPQLIHDLNNLLYELSLRDEPEEMNYFLAHTRRLQALLLEKGFSEEKARELARARIFGPQEGEYGTRVTKLLETKNWQREEQLGETFFASLRNVYSENFRGTPMPDLYARQLEAVDVVGQIRSSHEYEVTDLDHYYEFLGGLAQAVKSVKGRPPEIFITDTTGETVETEKADQAIDRGVRTRFLNPRWIEAMLKHPSRGGQEIAKRFLNILGLAATTGQVRQWVFRELHKTYVADERMRQRMKENNAFAYQDLLETMLEYDKRGYWQASEEERSLLYQVYLEGEGDIEDGL, encoded by the coding sequence TTGGTAGAGATAACGGTTGTTACTGTTTCTTATGCAGCCCTGGAGGACCTGGTCATCGTCAGGGATAAGCTCCTTAGTCAATATCCCGGGGCCTTCCGACTTCACCTATTTAACGGTGAGAAGAAACTTCCGCCCGCCAAGAAGGAGAAGTTAAACCAGGCCCTGGATGCCTCCCGGTTTTTGATCTTGGACCTGATGGGGGCACCCGGTGAACTCCAGGCTTATCTTTTAAACCGGGCTCAAGCTTTCCGGGGGTTTATCGTACCTTTTGGCGGGGAAAATTCGGGGATCCGCAGTCTCCTCCGGCTGGGGCGTTTGGATGGGTCCAGGATGTCCGGTGAGGGGGGAGAGGCCTCGTTGGCCAAGATGAAAAAAATGATGGAAATAGGGGAAAAGGCCGCCTCCCTGATGCCGATAGGTATTTTGAGGGATTTGCGCAATTATTTGCGTCTTCTGGAATACTGGCGTTTTGCCGGCGAAGAAAATATTAGAAACTTTCTTTTGCTGCTGTTGCGGGAGTACGGCTCCCTGACTTACCTGCCTCGGCCCGGTAATCCTCAGACAGCGGATCCTGTAAGTATTATGGATCCCTTGACAAGGGAGACTTTCCCTGATGCCCGTGCTTATTTTGCCCGTTGGGGCTATGAACAGGGGAAACCTGTCATTGCCCTCCTCTATTACGGCCATAATTATCCGGCCCGGACAGGACCTGCAGTACATAAAATCAGGACGGAACTAAGCCAGATAGCCAATGTGCTGCCGGTGGCCCTGACCTCCTTTACCGGCAGGGAAATCAGGGGTCTGGAAAAGATCCTGCAGGAGGGGGGAGAAAGAAAGCCCCGGCTCCTCCTCAATCTTTTGTCTTTCCGTTTGGGGGCAGGACCCATGGGAGGAGATGCCCAGGCCGGGGTAGAGTTTTTGCAAAGACTTGATGTACCTGTTTTGCATCCCTTTTTTATGAACAGGCGGGAGATTAAAGAATGGGAGGAGGCAAAACAGGGGATTAACAGCAGTGAATTCCTCATTTCTGTCATGCTTCCCGAACTGGACGGCAGCATTCTCACTTATCCTGTGGGCGGGATCGGGCGCCTTACCCATCAGGAGAAGGACGATGTTGATTTAAAAGAAATTGACATAATTGCCGAAAGGGTAGAAAGATTAAAAAAACATGTCCAGAGCTGGCTTAAGCTACAGAGCCTCCCGCGCGGGGAGAAAAAGGCGGCCATTGTTTGTTATAACTACCCGCCGGGAGAAGGCAGTATTTTCGGCGGTGCTTTTCTGGATACTTTCGCCTCGGTGGCCAACCTCCTTCAGTATCTCCAGGAAGGGGGCTATCGTACCAAGGTACTGACGGCCCAAGAATTGAGGGAAATATTTGCTCCGGACAGGCTGGTAAACTCACCCCGCTGGAACAGGGATTACCGGGAAAGGGGTTATATCCTCTATCCGGTGCAGTCTTTTCTGGAAAAATATCAGGGTCCTGTGCCTCTTTCTCGGTTGGAAAAAGAATGGGGAAAAGCCCCCGGGGAGGTTATGACGGCGGACGGGAACTTTTTACTGCCCGGCGTGGTGCTGGAGAATGTTTTTATCGGCCTTCAGCCTACCCGTGGGGTCCATGAAAACCCGGAAAAAGTCTACCATGATGAAAACCTACCCCCTCCTTACCAGTATCTGGCCTTTTACCAGTGGCTGAGGGAAGAATTCGGGGCCCATGTCATTATCCACGTGGGGACCCACGGTACTTTGGAATTCTTGCCGGGCAAGGAGTGCGGCATGTCCGGTTCCTGTTTCCCCGATCTGTGTCTGGGGGAGATCCCCCATATCTACCTGTATTATGCGGGAAACCCGGCTGAAGCCATGGCGGCCAAAAGGCGTTCCCATGCCCTATTGGTGGGTTATCAACCTCCGCCCTTCGGGGAAAGCCAACTTTACGGGGAGTACAGCCAACTGGAGGCTTTGCTTCACGAATACTGGGAAGCCCGCTCTTTGAGTCCAGGCAAGTGTGAGGAAATCAAGGAACTTCTTTTAGAAAGGGCCCGTCAGGTAGGAATCATGGCCGAGGATTTGCCTCAACTGGAAAAGGCACTTTACCGTATGAAAAGGGCCCTCATCCCTTTAGGTCTCCATATTTTCGGCCAGGGTTACGGGGAAGAAGAAGGCAGACATTATATGGAATACGTCCTGCGTTATGACAGGGAGGGGCAAAAATCCCTTTCCCGCCTTTTGGCTGAAGCCCAAGGGTTGGATTACGAGGGGCTCATGGAGTCTGGGGCAACTGCACAACTGGCTTCACTGGCGGGAGAAGCCCAGAGATTGGTGCAAGTTTTCTGCCGGGAAGGTAAACTGCCAAAAGATTTTGGTTATCCGGAGGAACACAAAAAAGAAATAGTACAAGCTTTACAGACAGGTTTCAAGGCCAAAGAGGAGGCCTGCAAAAATCATGAAGGGCAAGGCTTGTTAAAAGCCTTGGCCGGCTGCTACCTCTCGGCTAAACTGGCGGGGGACTGCTTTAAGAATCCGGAAATTTTCCCCACAGGCTACAACCTGTATCAGTTTGATCCCCGCTTAATTCCCGGGGAAATAGCTTGCCGCCGGGGGGCCCTGGCCCGCAAAACATGGGAGGAATACCGGCGCCGCCACGGGGTCTTTCCCCAGAGTACGGCGGTGGTGCTTTGGGGACTGGAAACTTCCCGAACCCAAGGGGAAACTATCGGGCAAATCCTTCACTATCTGGGAATTCGCTTCCGGGGAAGGAAAAGTCTGTACCAGACCCTTTATGAAATAATTCCCCTGGAAGAACTGGGGCGTCCCCGCATTGATGTGGTGATCAATATTTGTGGGTTTTTCCGGGACATGTTTCCCCAGCTGATCCATGATTTGAACAATCTTTTATATGAACTGTCCTTGCGGGATGAACCCGAGGAAATGAATTATTTTTTAGCCCATACCCGCAGGCTCCAGGCTTTGCTCTTAGAAAAGGGCTTCAGCGAAGAAAAAGCCCGGGAGTTGGCCAGGGCCAGGATTTTCGGGCCCCAGGAGGGTGAATACGGCACCAGAGTAACCAAACTCCTGGAAACCAAAAACTGGCAGAGAGAAGAGCAGTTAGGGGAGACCTTTTTTGCCAGCTTACGGAATGTATACAGTGAAAATTTCCGGGGTACCCCTATGCCCGATCTTTATGCCCGGCAGCTGGAAGCGGTGGATGTGGTGGGGCAAATTAGGTCCAGCCATGAGTATGAAGTTACGGATCTGGACCATTATTATGAATTTTTGGGGGGTTTGGCCCAGGCCGTAAAAAGCGTAAAGGGCCGGCCACCGGAAATTTTCATCACCGATACCACAGGGGAGACGGTGGAAACGGAAAAGGCAGACCAGGCCATCGACAGGGGGGTGCGCACCCGTTTCTTAAATCCCCGCTGGATCGAAGCTATGCTTAAGCATCCCTCCCGGGGAGGCCAAGAAATTGCCAAGCGCTTTTTAAATATCCTGGGGCTGGCGGCCACTACCGGTCAAGTGAGGC
- a CDS encoding VWA domain-containing protein: MVECARALAAWDGRKAVTVQDVKKAAAYALPHRQSRQPGEAQGKPLPPGAGAPPEKEDRREEKKGLPPGNHWRKGMGQAEERKDNPEEIVLSDGILPPGLAGAGGKGRGDWRGTRECRKKRGRYAGWTYPRGKELNAGDVALDATLRAAALCQPWRKKEGGFLKIEPRDFREKIRENPPQHLLVFVVDASGSMGARARMGAVKGALLSLLKEAYRKRQQVALVAFRQDRSRVLLPPTPSPERAQKYLAELATGGKTPLAEGLLQGLEVITQARRKNKALTPILILVSDGRCNWAREGQNPLEAALNAAGIYRQKGIISLVLDTEEGAFSLGLARRLAEVMGGRYVRLEEVSHRTVKHCVTCFLHEFERER; the protein is encoded by the coding sequence ATGGTGGAGTGTGCCAGAGCTTTGGCTGCTTGGGACGGAAGAAAGGCGGTAACGGTCCAGGATGTGAAGAAAGCCGCCGCCTATGCTCTGCCCCACCGTCAAAGCCGGCAGCCCGGGGAGGCTCAGGGGAAACCTCTTCCGCCTGGGGCGGGAGCACCTCCGGAAAAGGAAGATAGAAGGGAAGAAAAAAAGGGGTTACCCCCTGGTAACCACTGGCGTAAGGGCATGGGTCAGGCTGAAGAGCGAAAAGATAACCCTGAAGAAATAGTTCTTTCAGACGGTATTCTTCCCCCCGGCCTGGCAGGGGCAGGAGGAAAGGGGAGAGGAGACTGGCGAGGAACCAGGGAGTGCAGAAAGAAGAGAGGACGGTACGCCGGCTGGACTTATCCCCGGGGAAAGGAATTAAACGCAGGGGATGTGGCCCTTGATGCCACCTTAAGGGCGGCGGCCTTGTGTCAGCCTTGGCGCAAAAAGGAAGGGGGGTTCTTAAAGATAGAGCCCCGGGACTTTCGGGAAAAAATCAGAGAAAATCCTCCCCAGCATTTGCTGGTTTTTGTGGTTGATGCCAGCGGGTCCATGGGGGCCAGGGCCAGGATGGGGGCAGTAAAGGGAGCCCTCCTCTCCCTCCTTAAGGAGGCTTACCGCAAAAGGCAGCAGGTAGCCCTTGTGGCTTTTCGCCAGGATCGTTCCCGGGTTTTGCTGCCTCCGACTCCAAGTCCGGAAAGGGCCCAAAAATATCTGGCAGAATTGGCTACAGGAGGGAAAACTCCTTTGGCCGAAGGGCTGCTCCAGGGCTTAGAGGTTATCACCCAGGCCCGGCGCAAAAACAAAGCCCTGACCCCTATCCTGATCCTAGTCAGCGACGGACGGTGCAACTGGGCCCGAGAAGGGCAAAACCCCCTGGAAGCAGCCTTAAATGCTGCTGGAATCTATAGACAAAAAGGAATTATCTCTTTGGTCCTGGACACGGAAGAAGGGGCTTTTTCTCTGGGTTTAGCCCGCCGGTTGGCAGAAGTCATGGGCGGTCGCTATGTAAGGTTGGAAGAAGTAAGTCACCGGACTGTTAAGCATTGTGTGACCTGTTTTTTACACGAATTTGAACGGGAAAGATAG
- a CDS encoding ATP-binding protein codes for MSRKQLYPFGAVVGQEEAKEALLLSLINPRVQGVLLSGAKGTAKSSLVRSLVTLDDSLKIVEVPLNTTEDRLVGGIDLEKMLQRGEKVLQPGILAQAHGHVLYIDEINLLPPFLVKKILDAAATGVNRVEREGISLCHQSRFVLVGTMNPEEGELSPQLLDRFGLYVEVKGIKDEELRKEIVKRRLVFEENPAGFLALWQEEGAELARKLKSARRILPEVKTGEEILGLAAELAQAAGSKGHRGSWSWWSVPELWLLGTEERR; via the coding sequence ATGAGCAGAAAACAACTATATCCCTTCGGGGCCGTCGTAGGACAGGAGGAGGCCAAGGAAGCCCTGCTTCTGAGTCTGATTAATCCCCGGGTTCAGGGGGTGCTCCTTTCCGGGGCCAAAGGGACGGCCAAATCTTCCCTGGTTCGTTCTCTGGTAACTTTGGATGACTCCTTGAAAATAGTGGAAGTCCCCCTTAATACCACGGAAGACCGCTTGGTAGGGGGGATAGATTTAGAAAAAATGTTGCAAAGAGGAGAAAAGGTGCTGCAGCCCGGTATCTTAGCCCAGGCCCACGGCCATGTGCTTTACATAGATGAAATAAATCTTTTGCCCCCGTTCCTTGTAAAAAAAATACTGGATGCGGCAGCCACCGGAGTCAACAGGGTGGAAAGGGAAGGGATTTCCCTTTGTCATCAGTCTCGTTTTGTGCTGGTGGGCACTATGAATCCCGAGGAAGGGGAGCTTTCCCCCCAGCTTTTGGATCGCTTTGGTTTATATGTAGAAGTGAAGGGCATAAAAGATGAGGAATTGCGCAAAGAAATAGTCAAGAGAAGGCTGGTCTTTGAAGAAAACCCTGCAGGTTTTCTGGCCTTGTGGCAGGAGGAAGGGGCGGAGCTTGCCCGCAAATTAAAATCAGCCCGCAGGATCCTGCCGGAAGTAAAGACCGGAGAAGAGATCCTGGGTTTAGCGGCAGAACTGGCCCAGGCAGCGGGGAGTAAAGGTCACCGGGGGAGCTGGTCATGGTGGAGTGTGCCAGAGCTTTGGCTGCTTGGGACGGAAGAAAGGCGGTAA
- a CDS encoding ATP-binding protein, whose product MEITSYYPFSALVGQERMKKALILNVVNPALGGVLIRGEKGTAKSTAVRALASLLPPLEKVAGCPFNCNPWEESSLCPDCKKKKEDGQFSVIREKMRVIELPINATEDRVAGTIDLEHAIKAGEKRFEPGILAWAHRNILYVDEVNLLDDHLVDLLLDAAAMGVNTVEREGISFSHPARFVLVGTMNPEEGELRPQLLDRFGLSVEVKGEQGILMRMEVIKRRMAFEEDPAGFAARYQAEEEKLLRRITEARSLLSAVVVPERIYEKTARLSLVLEVDGHRADLTMIKTAKTLAAYKGQQEVGEDELWESALLALPHRMKRLPFQSGILDEEAVKKIIFDGEKK is encoded by the coding sequence ATGGAAATAACATCCTATTATCCCTTTTCTGCCCTGGTAGGTCAGGAAAGGATGAAAAAAGCCCTGATACTGAATGTGGTGAATCCTGCTTTAGGCGGGGTATTGATCAGAGGAGAGAAGGGAACGGCTAAATCCACGGCGGTAAGGGCTTTGGCCAGCCTTTTGCCTCCTTTGGAAAAAGTAGCGGGCTGTCCCTTTAACTGCAATCCTTGGGAGGAGAGTTCCCTTTGTCCTGACTGTAAGAAAAAGAAGGAAGATGGACAATTTTCCGTCATCAGAGAAAAAATGAGGGTTATAGAGCTGCCGATAAATGCTACCGAGGACCGGGTAGCGGGGACCATTGACCTGGAGCATGCCATTAAAGCGGGGGAAAAACGGTTTGAGCCGGGAATCTTGGCCTGGGCCCACCGCAACATTCTTTACGTGGATGAAGTGAATCTCCTGGATGACCACTTGGTGGATCTGCTGCTGGATGCCGCCGCCATGGGTGTGAATACTGTGGAAAGGGAAGGCATTTCTTTTAGTCATCCTGCCCGCTTTGTGCTGGTGGGCACTATGAACCCCGAGGAAGGGGAACTCAGGCCCCAGTTGTTGGACCGCTTCGGCCTTTCGGTGGAAGTAAAAGGGGAACAGGGAATTCTTATGCGCATGGAGGTCATCAAAAGGAGAATGGCCTTTGAAGAAGACCCCGCGGGGTTTGCGGCCCGCTACCAGGCAGAGGAGGAAAAGCTGCTCCGGCGCATTACAGAAGCCAGGTCCTTGCTGTCTGCAGTTGTGGTGCCCGAAAGAATTTATGAAAAAACAGCCCGCCTTTCCTTGGTGCTGGAAGTTGACGGTCATCGGGCCGATCTGACCATGATCAAGACGGCTAAAACTCTGGCTGCTTATAAAGGACAGCAGGAAGTAGGGGAAGACGAATTGTGGGAAAGCGCCCTTCTGGCTCTGCCCCACCGTATGAAACGCCTGCCTTTTCAGTCGGGGATCCTGGATGAAGAAGCCGTTAAAAAAATCATCTTTGACGGGGAGAAAAAATGA
- a CDS encoding AAA family ATPase produces the protein MKRRLLLARALMHQPELLVLDEPTAGLDPEIRQEIWQLLLELNRQGMTMLLTTHYLEEAEILCQRIVFMYQGQVVREGRPGELAKNLGQFAVEIKGREGMEVHYFPSHEKARAYLEKEGREGKLRRVKLEPSCFMAVLSCYAAGLNKRKKKGGLYLWK, from the coding sequence ATGAAAAGGAGGCTGCTTCTGGCCAGGGCCCTCATGCACCAGCCGGAACTGTTGGTCCTTGACGAACCCACGGCAGGTCTGGACCCGGAAATAAGGCAAGAAATATGGCAGCTTCTTTTAGAGTTGAACAGGCAGGGCATGACCATGCTTTTGACCACTCATTATCTGGAAGAGGCCGAAATCCTTTGCCAGCGCATTGTTTTTATGTACCAGGGACAAGTAGTCAGGGAGGGGAGACCCGGAGAACTGGCTAAAAACCTGGGGCAATTTGCCGTAGAAATAAAAGGACGGGAAGGAATGGAAGTCCATTATTTCCCCAGCCATGAAAAGGCCAGGGCTTACCTGGAAAAGGAAGGCAGAGAAGGAAAGCTGCGCAGAGTGAAGTTGGAGCCTTCTTGCTTTATGGCAGTGCTGTCCTGCTATGCCGCAGGGTTGAATAAAAGGAAAAAGAAAGGCGGTTTATATCTATGGAAATAA
- a CDS encoding FecCD family ABC transporter permease, with protein MLVGGQKLFRQLKDLRVWRFFILVVFFLMAVGGILFSLSKGAMEISLGQIWQSFTEESQEPWAHVMRNIRLPRTLVGALVGINLSLAGTILQCVMRNPLADPGIIGISSGAGLAGIIILIVFPHNTHLLVPVAFLGAMGAACLIYILAWKGGDIQPMRVILAGVAVSAFLGSFISALMIFYSDRVHGALMWMAGGLSARSWPHFKVILPYTLLGVLIAFYGAQKLNILRLGDEIARGLGLKVEAVRIGLTAVAALLAASAVSVVGLLGFVGLIVPHAARLLIGGDHKFLLPAAALLGTGVVTISDTVARLAFAPVELPVGIIMAFLGAPFFLYLLRRES; from the coding sequence ATGTTAGTTGGTGGGCAAAAGCTGTTTAGACAGTTAAAGGATTTAAGGGTATGGCGGTTTTTTATTTTGGTTGTGTTTTTCTTGATGGCTGTAGGGGGTATTCTTTTCAGTTTAAGTAAAGGGGCTATGGAAATAAGCCTGGGGCAGATCTGGCAAAGTTTTACCGAGGAAAGCCAGGAACCCTGGGCCCATGTGATGCGCAATATTCGTCTGCCCCGCACCCTGGTGGGAGCCCTGGTGGGCATTAATCTCTCCCTGGCTGGCACTATCCTCCAGTGTGTGATGCGCAATCCCCTGGCTGATCCTGGTATCATCGGTATTTCTTCAGGGGCAGGTTTAGCCGGCATTATTATCCTCATTGTTTTTCCCCACAATACTCACTTGCTGGTGCCTGTGGCTTTTTTGGGGGCCATGGGGGCAGCGTGTCTGATTTACATTCTGGCCTGGAAGGGCGGGGATATTCAGCCTATGCGGGTGATCCTGGCCGGGGTGGCGGTTTCTGCTTTTTTGGGTTCCTTTATTTCCGCCCTGATGATTTTTTACAGCGACCGGGTCCATGGGGCCCTGATGTGGATGGCTGGCGGTCTTTCCGCCCGCAGCTGGCCCCACTTCAAGGTTATTTTACCTTATACCCTGCTAGGGGTTTTAATCGCTTTTTACGGTGCACAAAAATTGAATATTCTGCGCCTGGGGGATGAAATTGCCCGGGGCCTGGGTCTGAAAGTAGAAGCTGTCCGGATCGGATTAACAGCAGTGGCGGCTCTGCTTGCGGCCAGTGCTGTCAGTGTGGTGGGGCTTTTAGGTTTTGTCGGCTTGATTGTGCCCCATGCAGCCAGGCTTTTGATCGGCGGGGACCATAAGTTTCTTCTGCCGGCAGCGGCCCTTTTGGGAACAGGGGTGGTCACCATCAGCGATACGGTGGCTAGGCTGGCCTTTGCTCCTGTAGAACTGCCCGTGGGCATCATTATGGCTTTTCTGGGGGCGCCCTTTTTTCTCTATCTCTTAAGGAGGGAAAGCTGA
- a CDS encoding SWIM zinc finger family protein: protein MLTDAQIKEVTVLETTYSKGLKYYQDGSVLSLHYDRKNNSFLAVVRGTYKYYVNVTFNSRNQLDDYACQCEAFFSYDGACKHIVAVMKAIQADWHKYFGTFQPYETKGPQTAPKLPQGVQSFLDFFSNRTSSSLEEQNTVTAILKPEFNFFFVPGRFQSELAGIYRRQR, encoded by the coding sequence ATGCTCACCGATGCGCAAATCAAAGAAGTAACTGTTTTGGAAACAACCTACAGCAAAGGTCTCAAATATTACCAGGACGGCAGCGTGTTGTCCCTTCATTACGACCGCAAGAACAACAGCTTTTTAGCCGTAGTGCGAGGCACCTATAAATATTATGTGAATGTAACGTTCAACAGCAGAAACCAGCTGGACGACTATGCCTGCCAGTGTGAGGCCTTCTTCAGCTACGATGGGGCCTGCAAACATATCGTGGCCGTCATGAAAGCCATTCAGGCCGACTGGCATAAATATTTCGGTACTTTCCAGCCATATGAAACCAAAGGGCCCCAGACAGCGCCAAAACTTCCCCAGGGTGTCCAATCTTTCCTGGATTTTTTCAGCAATAGAACATCTTCTTCCCTTGAGGAGCAAAACACCGTAACGGCCATCCTGAAACCGGAATTTAATTTTTTTTTTGTACCAGGACGGTTCCAAAGTGAGCTGGCTGGAATTTACCGTCGGCAGCGGTAA
- a CDS encoding DEAD/DEAH box helicase, giving the protein MTRLRQICCHPALFFADYQGGSGKAETLMELLADAVSAGHRVLLFSQFTSMLSLLKEELAAAKISYHYLDGTTESRERLMLVNSFNAGEKEVFLISLKAGGTGLNLTGADMVIHYDPWWNPAVEEQAADRAYRMGQQNTVQVFKMITKDTIEEKIYDLQQKKKELIQAVIRPGENFLTKMSQEEIRALFDI; this is encoded by the coding sequence TTGACGCGGCTCAGACAAATCTGCTGCCACCCCGCCCTTTTTTTTGCAGACTATCAGGGAGGCAGCGGAAAAGCGGAAACCCTTATGGAATTATTAGCAGATGCCGTCAGTGCAGGGCACAGGGTTCTCCTTTTTTCCCAATTTACCAGCATGCTTTCTCTCCTAAAAGAAGAACTGGCAGCGGCTAAGATCTCCTACCACTACCTTGACGGTACAACGGAATCTAGGGAACGGCTCATGCTGGTCAACTCCTTTAATGCCGGGGAAAAAGAGGTGTTCTTGATTTCCCTGAAGGCTGGCGGGACAGGTTTGAACCTTACGGGGGCAGATATGGTGATCCACTATGACCCCTGGTGGAACCCGGCGGTTGAAGAACAAGCCGCAGACAGGGCTTATCGCATGGGCCAGCAAAACACCGTCCAGGTATTCAAAATGATCACCAAGGACACCATTGAAGAAAAGATTTATGACCTGCAGCAAAAGAAAAAAGAACTGATCCAGGCCGTTATCAGGCCGGGTGAAAACTTCCTGACGAAAATGAGCCAGGAAGAAATCAGAGCACTTTTTGATATTTAA
- a CDS encoding undecaprenyl-diphosphate phosphatase: MEEILKALILGIIQGLTEFLPVSSTGHLLLGRKLLNLSEAGLFLDTMLHLGTFLAVVAVFWEDILYMIKHPFSRLTLLVIAGTIPTAVIGLAFEDFFEEISKTGVTVGWEFLVTGTILWIADNLKKRGYKDIDEITYKDALVMGTLQGAAILPAISRSGLTISGALFQGIDKKAAARFSFLLSLPAILGAVVLQSVKLFKGQVEAISMGALAAGTLAAAVAGYIAVRWMLAIIQRGSLKVFSIYVWILGIGILIAQFLGKF; the protein is encoded by the coding sequence ATGGAAGAAATTTTAAAAGCGTTAATACTGGGGATTATACAAGGATTGACGGAATTCCTCCCCGTCAGCAGTACAGGTCATCTTTTATTAGGCAGGAAACTCTTGAACTTGTCTGAGGCAGGGCTTTTTCTTGATACCATGCTGCACCTGGGAACATTTTTAGCCGTAGTCGCTGTCTTCTGGGAAGATATCCTTTATATGATAAAACATCCTTTCAGCCGCTTAACTCTCCTCGTTATAGCCGGGACCATTCCCACTGCTGTTATTGGTTTGGCCTTTGAGGATTTTTTTGAGGAAATTTCCAAGACCGGTGTGACTGTGGGATGGGAGTTCCTGGTGACCGGTACTATTTTATGGATAGCCGATAATCTGAAAAAGAGAGGTTACAAGGATATAGATGAGATAACATATAAAGATGCACTGGTCATGGGGACCTTGCAGGGGGCTGCCATCTTACCGGCCATTTCCCGCTCAGGTTTAACCATTTCCGGCGCCTTATTCCAGGGGATTGATAAAAAAGCGGCCGCCCGTTTCTCCTTTCTCTTATCCCTGCCGGCTATTTTAGGGGCAGTTGTTTTACAAAGTGTTAAGCTTTTTAAAGGACAGGTGGAGGCTATCAGCATGGGAGCCCTGGCGGCGGGCACTTTAGCGGCGGCAGTTGCCGGTTATATCGCGGTAAGATGGATGCTGGCCATCATCCAGCGGGGATCCTTAAAAGTATTTTCCATTTACGTCTGGATACTGGGGATTGGTATCCTCATTGCCCAGTTCCTGGGTAAGTTTTAG